Part of the Quercus robur chromosome 5, dhQueRobu3.1, whole genome shotgun sequence genome, TTGCTGAAATAATGGAGTCAGTCGGAGTTAGTTACTACTGATATGAATTGTATAAAAGGGTTAAGCTGTGATTGTAGACATATGCATAATCCCTTAACACCACCAAACTCTCTAGGTTCTTACAATTTTCTCTTGACATTTGTTGTGTATATTGTCAATGCCCGGCCTCGATCTTTGGGTAGCGGAAAAAACCGCTGCCGCCGTGGCGATAGCTCACGTGCATGGGGCCCGTTGGAGCCCCTCTCGATGTGAATGTGTATGGTTCACGTGGAGCTttgggtgctctctctctcagtggaggaaggtaggtctacctttggtTTTATGGTAGGAATCTaggccaaattttaagggattacCAAAGGTGAGTGGagtcaccaccaatcattgggtttttctaaggtgtgatcgGTCACCTgattctagttgattttattaccaatcctaggttaagaaaaatgtcatttttcctaatctaatgtggacgaaaaaaaatcttgattcttaggtccagaagtttggttacgtgtggagaaggtgttaggcaccccacaatgcCTATCCAAGGACagtcttttgttttgataaaaccttgaTTTTTGGAGATTGGTAGTAAAAACACGATTTCGGCATTGGCTTTtggggctttgcatgcatgggggctttgaggttttggcttttgaatgggagtggtcccaatctatgctttcctgAGGCATTCGAGCAAAATGCCAGATTTCCACCTCGAAAACCCAGCGAGAAGTCACCTTACTTTCGTGGCAGAAATTAGGCATTGCTAGCCTTAGGTGACACGGATCACGACAGTCACACCCGAAAGGAGCaagcaagtatatatatacacgcatTATGCACAATGCTAGCACAAAGAgtaggaaagtaaatgcctacatccctagagcatggcttaaaatataagttcaggaaagtaaacaggggtcaccatactctagagatgaggacaAATGGTACACAGCATGATATACTTAATACAGACCATCTAAGAGAAAGGgtggaggaagagagggatttaaagagtacataaccaaagggAAAAGCTAAAGCCTAGACCTACTGAACGCGACCCCTCGACTCGACCGCATGCTTGCATCCATGCCCTTTTTGCTTATGCCTAGGAGATCGTACCCTAGCTTTGTGTGTCCTcgctccatgtgtgtacatgcaaacGCAAAGACAAGAAAACCAGCAaacaagcaatggaaggaaaatgTGTAGATAATAGCAAGAGGACGCAAAGTGAACAAGCAAGATAGATATGGCAAGCATAGAAACAAGGACGCGGGCAAACAAGCAAAGGAGATAGCGAACAAACAAGCAAGAAAGGcaacaagaaaagaaacaaataaaaggtGGTCTCCGTGAGGgaaaaatgtaggtttggattgaaTGTCCAtgacttcattgtgttgaagcatggatgacacactagcaagcaagactcatgcatgaacatgtaagcaagcaggtaaagatgcatagaaagccaatgggtggcacaaacaagcatggtAAGCATATCATCACACGAAGTAGAAAAGGGAGAGGTATGCACGAAGCAACCGGCATCACGGAGATGCCTCCCAAGTGGTTACATCCAGACAAGGCCTCATGGGCGTCAGATGTAACCACACAACTACAACCCGCTAAGGGCATCAAGCATAGCAAAGCCTAGAActagagaggctaacacaagcataaagcatagaaggtaagcatagacatgcaaatggggtgatccaaaccctttgatatgggcCAAGGTGTGCGAacgatgacaaagaccatagggtctagatcaTGTCCTAACCAATAGGCCAAAAggcaagaaagaaagataaagcgacaaaagggctacaatagcacatggcaagACAAACATAGCCTAGGTCTAGGCATGCAAATATGGCATGGAGTGCACAAGCACATGGAAGATGGCATAAACCAAGCAGAGCATAGATCTAAGCACACAAGCATGTGAAAACCTAGATCTAAGCATGCAAACATGTGCAAACGTAGATCTAAGCACATAaacatggaagaacatgaatccaagcatataagcatgtaTGGATGCAGATCTAAGAATAAAACATGGCAAAAAGCATACGAGCACATAGATCCAAGCAAAGCATAACCATAGACATGAAATCAAGCATGTGAGCACAGAACCCTAACATCAACGCAAAGCAAAGAGAGGAACGAAACAAAGGAAACATGGCATAAAACcctaagcatgtagatctaaacatataagcatgGAAGGACATAGATCAAAGCACAAAACATGGCAAAGAGCACACAAACACATGGAATCTAAGGTAGAAACCCACATAAAGCAAGCAACATGTTAAAGAAagtaataaatcatgttattatgGTAAAAAGAGCAAGAACATGCTAAGAAACATATTTAGAAGGTTAGGGGTGTAGATaatagctaaaaagctacatccacacccctaaaccccaaatccaaagtgTAGAACCAAGGAAAGGAAGATTAGGTAAAAAAAGCAAAACCTTGTGTTCTtggtgaagagagaagaattaagagactttgatgtgttttttggagtgttttttggtgtttgggagagagaaaaaaagtagAGAGCAGCTGGGCAGAAGGGAAATTTCAGAAAAATGTGTGTCCTCCCTGTCTGGGGCGTGCTTGGGGCTATTTATAGCCCTGGGCGTGAAAATCGAGGCGGCAGCCATTGTAAGGTCGCTAGCGGCCTTATAATGGCCGCCGGCCTTGATCCTCCTCTGATTAGGCTGATCTTGACTCCTTTGGATAGATCTTGatttttagtttctaaaaaGTTATGTAACTCAAAATCCAACGatcggatcaaaagttatggctctcgAAAGTTTGTGGTGCATCGATCGATGCGTCATTCTAGTTTTCGAGATTTCTCGGCCGTTCTAACTccgattttgacccatgaatagtcgttggaacgagaatttgataatctttgcAGTGGAATTGGTTTCAACCTGTTCCGACAGccggatcaaaattagggtttttggacCCACCCGTGATCAACTTTCGGTCAAACTTAGTCAAACCGAATCAAAGTAGCTAAAAATCTCTGAGAAGCTCGAGTTTGaagtaaaaatgtgaaaaatgtcGTTTTGTGAGAGTTAGGACCATGTTTGACCTTCGGTGAAACCTAGGGCTGATCAAGGGCATTTTCGTCATTTCAATGAAAAAAGTCACTTCTGGTACTCCGGTGCTCGAACAAGTTGTGCCACGTCGTTCTAGATGTTCTCATGACcccaaagagagaaaataatatttttggatttttaggAGTCCGACACGCAAATCGAGGGcagacaaaatacggtatcaacaTATATTACTGTCTACCTTCTTATtgggttgtctttgtcaatacatgtcaaaaagggagagaaatagaTGAAGTTTGGTAAAGGTTTTTAACTGTTTTTATTTAGGGGgagatgaaattatttttgaaagggggagaaaataaaaggttttttttttatttttttttatttttttatttttttttattttttttttatgtatctaACTTATGGGGAGTGTTAGATTGCTTATGGTTTTATATTTTCTTGGTTAAGTTCAACAAGTTGATATCAAACTATTTGCTTTATGGTTCACTTGCTTTATTGCTTATTGTGATTCATACTGTTTATTTGTCTTTATTTCCATACATGCGTTGATGTGCTcttttgagtgtttcaggaaagacaggCACATTTCGATAAAGATCGTCTGTCTATTCTTGCAACTTTTGGGTTAGAAGTattagattgggatttgtgataTATTTGAGCCTTTTATTGTAATAAGGCtattcttgtatttgagcatcTCATTTTGTATGTAAGTTTTGTCACAAATTGCCCAAGGGGtatattgttaggttctaaaagtttaaaacaattGGCAAACCGTGAGCACAAACTTGACTAGATATAGAATCCTAAGTCTATAGGTAtgattagacaatgctcaaggtgttACAAATTAGAACACAAGAAAAAGGAAGTTGTGGGTTCAGGAAATTCGAAACATGCtaggttcgattgatcgagatTATGGTTTGACCAATCAAGACATGGATCTGCAGAATTTATTAAAGCCTAACAACTCATTAAGCCCATTAAGTGATTAAGGTTTCAAATCTAATTCTCCTtgtatttaaaggaaaccctaaggcaCGTTTAAAgggtttttagagagagaagagtgcaTATTGTGCCTTCAATTGTGGATCTAGGGTTTTAGTGCCCAAAACTGTCTAAAATATTCTATCGGAAATATTATTTGAAGACACTCAAGATCtagtgttgtagaagttgctaccATCattagtcatcaaaggtgctagagatttaaaccttcaagggtgatCTCGGAGTCACAAactggagagtttgtgttgatgATCTATATCTTTGAGTGGAgctctcaaagtcacaaactgGAGTGTTTATGTGCAACAAATTCATAATAAAAGAGTCCATGGATTTCAGAGCTGCATATGGTCATGTGAGTAAGTACTACaagaggtagcaatagatttagggttaagttTATTGTAAAAACTTTTATTCTATTAGTGAATTGTTTCCTTGTGgattgtttaggttaaatcTTCCTCAAGTGTTTTTATCTTGAAATTGGatagtttcattggtttttctggGTCATCATATCGCTTGTCTTCTTTATTATTCTGCTTTATGTGATATGATTGTTATTGTTTAACCTAAATCTacataataaacctaagtatcaACTTGGTTAATATATTAAGTTAAAAAATCTAAGTGTTCAAGGgtctaaataaacaaaaaaatttcttgtttgttaagttttatggagcccttaaataggccTCCAAATATGTACACATTTTTTTTGGAGtattattgattttaataaaaatacagaCTTTTGTCTATTGTTTCTCTAGTGGATTCAAGAACCCTTTTTCCTTGTGGATTCACAAAACCCTCGTGGATTCGAGATTATTTTCAGAAGCAAACATGTTTCgtttcttattttcttgaagtagaCATATTTTGTTTCTTGTCGCTTCTGCATATCGCATTAGTTAGTATCAAAGCCTTGTCCTTACCCTAGTTTGATGGCTACTAAATGTGATGGTAGCATTTTTAGTAACCAAAAGGTTAAAACAGAAGTTGGGAAGGAATTATTTCAACTTCAACATGATGTCCAACAAGTATTATGCGAACTATAGCCAGTAGTTGCTACCCCTCTTTCTAGGAAATCCTCCCAAAGCAACACCAATAGATGCACTcctaaatataagaaaattccATTATTTGATGGAGAGATTTGTAAGCTGGATTTTATTAATTGGCTTCTTGATTTGgaagatattttttattattgggaAATTTGTGATGAAGAAAGAGTATGGCTTGCATTCAATAAATTAGATGGCGAAGCAAAGGAATGGTAGGAAGACATACAAATTGATAAAAAGTATCGAGATATGCATCCAATCTGCTTTtggcaaagaatgaaaaaggtGTTGATTGATATATTGTTTCCTCATGATTATTATGATATACTAGATTATACAAGTGTTAATTATAGATCTTTATATTCATAtgatttaagaaaagaaaaatgtttaagGGTCGACAAGATGAAGccaatttataaagaaaatattgaagAGATTGAAGAAAATAAAGCTCTATTATCACAAGTTGAAAAATTGTGTAGATAACTTGCATGAAAATGATCTTGAAACcaacaaggaaaagaaaaatgttcttAATATGGTTGGTGAAAATTATAGTGAAGTAGATGATTGTGAGGTAAAAATTGTAGAGAACATTGTTCAAGAAAAATCAAGATCTTCATGAACCCAAATCAGGTGATTGCAAGTCCGACGCTCATGTTAATTGCATGAAAACTCTTATTTGGCGAATATTGTCAATTGCATGAAAACTGAGGAAAGAGAATctcaagttaattttttttcatcaattgaTGAGTTGCAAGTTTGGAAAGAAGACCAAGGGACTAAAGTATTCCAAGTACTTGTTTGCTTGGCATGGCAGATTTCAAATCTTAACTATTAACTTGAGAACTAGTTTTTTTCAAGTGAAGAGGTCTGGTGTAGGATAGAATCTATAATTAgacttttgttatttattaattttggcatttaatttgtaattttaggaattttatgattagggttattatttccttgtttttaggtgtttttaatgctttttaggttaAATTTAGTTCCTATAATGGTTAGTATTAATTAGGACTTATTTTAGAATATGTTTTCTTGTTTGTCAAGTTTTATGAAGCCCTTAAATAGGCCTCCAAATCtataaacgttttttttttttttttttttttagtattattgattttaataaaaatacaaacttttgTCTATTGTTTCTTTGGTAGATTCTAGAACCATTTCTTCTTGTGAATTTAAGGAACTCTTATGAATTTGAGATTATTTTTAGAAGTAAACgtgttttatttcttgttttcttgaaGTAAACGTATTCTACTTTTTGTATTTGTGCATCCAGCATTAAGTATGGAGTCATCATTCTTTTTCTACTTTGGAAGAAGTTCTAGATGTTTGTAATTTTGGTGATTGATGTGGAACTGGGCCCACTGCTACCACAAAACTTATGCATTTCATTATAATTGTCAACTTGAAGTACAAAGCTCATCTTTCCCAAGGTCCTCTTACACGATTTTATAATACAAGTCTACCTATCACAGACTTGGAGACTAAgaataacaataatgataattctaataaacaaagaaaggaaataAACTAAAGATCCTAATTCTAATTCAAATAGTCTTTTAAGTCAGCTAAAATACTAATAAGGGAAATCAATTAAGAAAGTGATTTCTTGCTTATCAACTTCTGTGTTTTGACTACTTATAAAAATAGACGTTATTCTTGTAATTATCGTTTATCCGGGTCCACTGCAAACTTCTATAAGAATTACCATAAAACGTACTGGAATATCAACATTAATGCTCTTCCTCTGAACTTGTGCTTGATTGGAAAATTAACCTTAATAATCTTCTGGTTCTGTATATATATGCTAGATTCCAAATACTTATCCCTAATTATTGCTGCGAATTGCCATAATTGCTTTGATTAATCTTGCTGATTTCCAAACCTTCATAATCACGGTCGTAGAACTCGTTTTTCTTGCCCTTTGTCCCTCCACTAGTGAGTAGTGATGGTCCTATAATTAATTACCCTAGTACAGTGCATGTACAAGGGGTGCACTGTGTAAAAAATGCTTTATtctgtcagtttttttttttttttttttttttccctcgaGCTGCGTTATTAGGTTTCTGTAGTCAGATGGgcttttatttatcttttttgttgttgcattGTATCCTTTGCCTATCTCAGAACCAAATGCTACGTAAAGGGTCCTGTCTATCTCATAGCCATGGTCATCCAACTCAATTTCAAAGGCCATTGGCCTCGTTAAGTATGGTAATTtcaagcaaaataaatttttacattgagaaactttaatttattatatttacaataatttcaGAAAGGACCCATATAAAAGGACAGCCCGCAGTTATTACAAATTAGTAATTAAAGTTGATGCAGAATTGTTTTTAGATCAGTGGTGAACTTCGCTAGCAATGTACTGCTTTCAGTTAACTCTGCTATGCCAAGTGTACTGCAATATTGTAATTCTCCATTAACTATATCCACAATTTCGTATGCCTTATCAAACTTCTTCGCATCAAAATATTTGAGACCCTCGCCGTTCACTCGATAGACATTAATATTAAAAGCTTGAATACAAGTAGAACGTATCGACCATTCGGCATAGTCtttggcactgttcatcaattTGTACGCCACTGGAGCAGTCTCATTAGCTTTGGTTGCAGTAACCTCCAAACCAATCCCAGAAAGGCCTTCAAGATTTGCACTGGAACTGCGAGGATCTGACTCCAAAACGGAGGTGCAAACATCAGGAAACTCGGTTGGGGTGCAAGTTTTGGCTATTAGGGGCTTGCCAATCTCATTAGAAGCTTTTGCATAATGGTGGCTTGAAAGCAAAGTAGAAAGTATAATAGGAATCACTAGGAGATCCAGAAAAACATCAACTTCCATGGCCATTTCTTGCACAACACAATAAAAGAGCCTATCGGCCTATTTATAGTGTGGAAACTACATTCGAAACCAGACTAGTCCAACCTTTTTGTCCTTTCTTGTCCTCACTTTGAAACGATTTTTTACATTATTCCATACAGATTCGATTAACAAGTATCATTGTCACGAGGATAATGATGGAATGGAAAGGATAAAGCTGTTGAGGCTAAAAATACGAGAAGTGGTAtctccataatatttttttcgACACCAGCTTAATCTAACCTTTTTGTCCCTTCTTGTCCTCACCTTGAAACGATTTTTTACATTATTCCATACTGATTCGATTAACAAGTATAATGGTCACAAGGATAACGATGGAATAGAAAGAATAAAGCTGTTAAGGCTAAAAATATGAGAAGTGGTAGgtctataatatttttgcaGCAAATCAaaagtgataagttgttattagtttttttttcccaaaaacaaaaagttgttattggttttaatttaaattcacaacttaaattacatttttgtcTACCCATAACAACTAATAGCAACCTACtgtttaagattttttataaaagtgttataaaaatattataaacatagtatttttctaaaaataaagcccaaa contains:
- the LOC126727958 gene encoding uncharacterized protein LOC126727958; its protein translation is MAMEVDVFLDLLVIPIILSTLLSSHHYAKASNEIGKPLIAKTCTPTEFPDVCTSVLESDPRSSSANLEGLSGIGLEVTATKANETAPVAYKLMNSAKDYAEWSIRSTCIQAFNINVYRVNGEGLKYFDAKKFDKAYEIVDIVNGELQYCSTLGIAELTESSTLLAKFTTDLKTILHQL